A genome region from Streptomyces antimycoticus includes the following:
- a CDS encoding Eco57I restriction-modification methylase domain-containing protein has protein sequence MSLARTMVTDTVATVGGLLPYDLLVRIKEGKEQSGAKPADYRLFAKGESVRDAAERSWGYLRGVWAAYQDALARDGADTDPGVHAIGLTTERWLLPLFEQLGFGTLSAVPGPGLPAHDRAKDFPVSHAWAHLPVHLTGWNVPLDPRTPEVAPQAPQSMVQEYLNRSGEKTLWGLLSNGRQLRLLRESASLTGAAFIEFDLQAIFEGNRSDDFVLLWRLLHRTRFEGAPAASCPLEKWRTEAIDSGTRALKELRKGVETALTVIGSGLIAHPDNTALREALRTRCTTVRDLHPALLRLVYRLLFLFVTEDRGVLLDPEASDDRRTTYEKYFSTARLRRLARRTGTPHGDQWAALNLVIKGLGKPGGRPELGLPALGGLFEPTDADRRLDGLSLTNQSLYEAVRALAVIFDTKLGRPRKVDYRHLGADELGSVYESLLELEPRQDDDGAYVLKKLEGNDRKTSGSYYTPSPLIDCLLDSALDPVIDRAVRSAVTKDEREAALLALTVCDPACGSGHFLVAAARRIARRLAEIRTDDPEPGAEDVRHALRDVIARCVYGVDLNPMAVELAKVSLWIEAMDPGRPLTFLDAHIKHGNGLLGTTPKLLAGGLPDEAFKVLEGDESKQVRNLKARNASERERWLAALRRGENQDALFSEEHALAVSNASLSEATSAITDASSMEFEDVQGQAQAYHELTTSKDYVQALRLADAWCAAFVWKKTERTSPPALTTNSLLALHAAEGDTDAAVDADAKLPHGTVGTVRLLREEYRFFHWHLEFPEVFRAPADAAAPGVDERTGWKGGFSCVLGNPPWERVKLQEQEFFATRDERIATAANKAARERRIDALAVSEEESDRALHAEFIAARRLSEGVSHLLRDSGRFPLAGRGDVNTYAVFAEAASLGIAPCGRLGLVLPTGIATDATTAPFFSDLVRTSRLASFLDFENEAFILSRDVHHSVRFALLTVTGRGERVDRASFAFGTRHMEDLDERRFAMPPEEILLVNPNTGTLPVFRTRRDAEITLGIYRRVPVLKREPDAEGKGATDPWGLTFMTMFHMSNDSYLFRSKAELEREGWKLKGNIFTHPSEDQRYLPLYEAKMLHHFDHRLGTYEGQTQAQANVGTLPRVTAEQHDDPDFAPLPRYWVPESDVDSGKREKKGNRIMWPGVASRLSEREWGNGWLMGWRDIARSTDTRTVIGTPLPAHGVGHKFPLMFVTAGAAALSGVLASYVFDYVARQKVAGTSMTYGYVMQFPVPAPDAVLPFTTGDGTDLVDWLTLRVLELSYTSRDMAAFAEDHGGEGAPFRWDAGRRELLRAELDAALFHGYGLGRDDVDYVMETFPTVKKREEAVCGTYRTKALILDAYDRMEEARVTGGAYQTLLDPPPGKGPRHDA, from the coding sequence ATGAGCCTCGCCAGGACCATGGTCACCGACACCGTAGCCACCGTCGGCGGCTTGCTCCCGTACGACCTCCTTGTCCGGATCAAGGAGGGCAAGGAGCAGTCGGGAGCCAAGCCCGCCGACTACCGGCTCTTCGCCAAGGGCGAGTCCGTCCGGGACGCCGCCGAGCGCTCCTGGGGCTATCTGCGCGGCGTCTGGGCCGCCTACCAGGACGCGCTCGCCCGCGACGGTGCGGATACGGACCCAGGGGTGCACGCGATCGGTCTCACCACCGAGCGCTGGCTGCTGCCCCTCTTCGAGCAGCTCGGCTTCGGCACGCTCTCCGCCGTTCCGGGGCCGGGCCTGCCCGCCCACGACCGGGCGAAGGACTTCCCCGTCAGCCACGCCTGGGCGCATCTGCCGGTGCACCTCACCGGCTGGAACGTTCCCTTGGACCCGCGCACTCCCGAGGTGGCCCCACAGGCCCCGCAGTCCATGGTCCAGGAGTACCTCAACCGCTCCGGAGAGAAGACCCTGTGGGGCCTCCTCTCCAACGGCCGCCAGCTACGGCTGCTGCGCGAGTCCGCTTCGCTGACCGGCGCCGCGTTTATCGAGTTCGACCTCCAGGCGATCTTCGAGGGAAACCGCTCCGACGACTTCGTGCTGCTGTGGCGGCTGCTGCACCGCACCCGCTTCGAGGGCGCACCTGCCGCCTCCTGCCCGCTGGAGAAGTGGCGCACCGAGGCCATCGACTCCGGCACCCGCGCCCTGAAGGAGCTCCGCAAGGGTGTCGAGACGGCGCTCACCGTGATCGGCAGCGGGCTCATCGCCCACCCCGACAACACGGCCCTGCGCGAGGCACTCCGTACTCGCTGCACCACGGTCCGCGACCTCCACCCTGCCCTGCTCCGTCTCGTCTACCGGCTGCTCTTCCTCTTTGTCACCGAGGACCGAGGCGTGCTCCTGGACCCGGAAGCCTCCGACGACCGTCGCACCACATACGAGAAGTACTTCTCCACGGCCCGGTTGCGTCGCCTGGCCCGTCGCACCGGTACCCCCCACGGCGATCAGTGGGCCGCCCTAAACCTCGTCATCAAGGGCCTCGGCAAGCCCGGCGGCCGCCCTGAGCTGGGACTGCCCGCGCTCGGCGGTCTCTTCGAACCGACCGACGCCGACCGCCGGCTCGACGGCCTCAGCCTTACCAACCAGTCCCTGTACGAGGCGGTGAGGGCCCTCGCGGTCATCTTCGACACCAAACTGGGCCGTCCTCGTAAGGTCGACTATCGGCACCTGGGCGCCGACGAGCTCGGCTCGGTCTACGAGTCCCTGCTCGAACTCGAACCCCGGCAGGACGACGACGGCGCCTACGTCCTGAAGAAGCTGGAGGGCAACGACCGCAAGACCTCCGGCTCCTACTACACCCCCTCCCCGCTGATCGACTGCCTCCTCGACTCCGCCCTGGATCCGGTGATCGACCGGGCGGTCCGCTCAGCCGTCACCAAGGACGAGCGCGAGGCGGCGCTGCTCGCCCTCACCGTCTGCGACCCGGCCTGCGGCAGCGGCCACTTCCTCGTCGCCGCCGCCCGCCGGATCGCCCGGCGGCTCGCGGAGATCCGTACCGACGACCCGGAGCCGGGCGCCGAGGACGTACGGCATGCCCTGCGCGATGTCATCGCCCGATGCGTGTACGGTGTCGACCTCAATCCGATGGCCGTCGAACTGGCCAAGGTCTCATTGTGGATCGAGGCCATGGATCCGGGCCGCCCGCTCACCTTCCTCGACGCGCACATCAAGCACGGCAACGGGCTGCTCGGTACGACACCCAAGCTGCTCGCGGGCGGCCTGCCCGACGAGGCGTTCAAGGTCCTGGAGGGGGACGAGTCCAAGCAAGTCAGGAACCTGAAGGCTCGCAACGCGAGCGAGCGGGAACGGTGGCTCGCGGCGCTGCGCCGGGGCGAGAACCAGGACGCGCTCTTCTCCGAAGAGCATGCCCTTGCCGTATCCAACGCGAGCCTGAGCGAGGCGACGTCGGCGATTACGGACGCTTCGTCGATGGAATTTGAGGACGTGCAGGGTCAGGCCCAGGCCTACCATGAGCTGACCACCTCCAAGGACTACGTCCAGGCCCTCAGGCTCGCCGATGCCTGGTGCGCGGCGTTCGTGTGGAAGAAGACCGAGCGGACCTCACCGCCCGCCCTCACCACGAACTCCCTGCTCGCCCTGCACGCCGCCGAGGGCGACACCGACGCCGCAGTCGACGCCGACGCGAAACTGCCGCACGGCACGGTGGGTACGGTGCGGCTGCTGCGCGAGGAGTACCGCTTCTTCCACTGGCACCTGGAGTTCCCCGAGGTGTTCCGGGCGCCGGCCGACGCGGCGGCGCCGGGTGTGGACGAAAGGACGGGGTGGAAGGGCGGGTTCAGCTGTGTGCTGGGGAATCCGCCGTGGGAGCGGGTCAAGCTTCAGGAGCAGGAGTTCTTCGCCACCCGAGACGAGCGGATCGCCACAGCCGCGAACAAGGCGGCCCGCGAGCGTCGCATCGACGCGCTCGCGGTGAGCGAGGAGGAGTCCGACCGGGCGCTGCACGCCGAGTTCATCGCCGCACGCCGCCTCTCCGAGGGGGTCAGCCATCTGCTGCGCGACTCGGGACGCTTCCCGCTCGCCGGGCGCGGCGATGTCAACACGTACGCGGTCTTCGCCGAGGCCGCATCCCTCGGCATCGCCCCTTGCGGGCGCTTGGGCCTCGTCCTGCCGACGGGTATCGCCACCGACGCGACGACCGCGCCGTTCTTCTCCGACCTGGTGCGCACCTCCCGGCTTGCGTCCTTCCTGGACTTCGAGAACGAGGCGTTCATCCTCAGCAGAGACGTGCACCACTCAGTCCGTTTCGCACTGCTGACGGTCACCGGTCGAGGCGAGCGCGTGGACCGGGCGTCCTTCGCGTTCGGCACCCGGCACATGGAGGACCTCGATGAGCGGCGCTTCGCCATGCCGCCGGAGGAGATCCTCCTGGTCAATCCCAACACAGGTACTCTGCCAGTGTTCCGCACCCGTCGCGACGCGGAGATCACCCTCGGGATCTACCGGAGGGTTCCCGTCCTCAAGCGTGAGCCGGACGCGGAGGGGAAGGGCGCCACGGACCCATGGGGCCTGACCTTCATGACCATGTTCCACATGTCCAACGACTCGTACCTGTTCCGGAGCAAGGCAGAGCTGGAGAGGGAGGGTTGGAAGCTGAAGGGGAACATCTTTACCCACCCCTCCGAGGACCAGCGTTATCTCCCCCTGTACGAAGCGAAGATGCTCCACCACTTCGACCACCGGCTCGGCACGTACGAGGGGCAGACGCAGGCCCAAGCCAACGTGGGCACGCTGCCGCGGGTGACGGCAGAGCAGCACGACGACCCGGACTTCGCGCCGCTGCCGCGGTATTGGGTGCCGGAGTCCGACGTGGACTCCGGTAAGCGGGAGAAGAAGGGGAACCGGATCATGTGGCCGGGGGTGGCGTCGCGGCTCTCGGAGCGAGAGTGGGGGAACGGGTGGCTGATGGGGTGGCGGGACATCGCTCGGTCTACGGATACCCGGACGGTGATCGGTACGCCGTTGCCTGCGCATGGCGTCGGCCATAAGTTCCCTCTGATGTTCGTCACGGCGGGGGCCGCGGCGTTGAGCGGAGTCCTGGCTTCGTACGTCTTCGACTACGTTGCTCGGCAGAAGGTCGCAGGAACCTCGATGACGTACGGCTACGTCATGCAGTTCCCGGTGCCGGCGCCGGATGCCGTCTTGCCCTTTACGACAGGTGACGGGACGGACTTGGTCGACTGGCTCACGCTTCGCGTGCTGGAACTCTCGTATACGTCACGAGATATGGCCGCTTTTGCCGAGGACCACGGGGGCGAAGGTGCCCCGTTCCGCTGGGACGCAGGACGCCGCGAGCTGCTACGCGCGGAGCTGGATGCCGCACTTTTCCATGGGTATGGGCTCGGCCGTGATGACGTGGACTACGTGATGGAGACGTTCCCCACGGTCAAGAAGCGCGAGGAGGCTGTATGCGGCACCTACCGCACCAAGGCCCTCATCCTCGACGCCTACGACCGGATGGAAGAGGCTCGCGTCACCGGCGGCGCGTACCAGACGCTGCTGGACCCGCCGCCGGGCAAGGGACCTCGCCACGATGCTTGA
- a CDS encoding PD-(D/E)XK nuclease family protein, with the protein MKKRFEVDGATAFRAAATGVGTRPGESCVDCKAIAGCADLMRTPELWGGKPQAVTRKRRSVSAWDLRLHGECPAQYHLVRQLHLNNLSAEGRGAQRGRAVDTWLNERHGERPARGCRERQSPDTPVIQAKTGLDDASAREVAGMLAEHRLFCPLGWLGSDEQVLVQHRVTAYVPELDVVVLAVPDLLYTYRGRWTWRETKTATRPIWERRSLLRSYPQLALAVLLLHAGALGNDPRRSWVELEHLREGHGESRLERIDPGRAENVEEARAVITELAQPLLADTTYEPRAGRHCHGCQARTWCRPGTVYVTDHPRPDVPEDETGTEAGTTKRGDARG; encoded by the coding sequence GTGAAGAAGCGGTTCGAGGTCGATGGGGCGACGGCTTTCCGCGCCGCCGCGACAGGAGTCGGAACGCGGCCGGGGGAGAGCTGCGTCGATTGCAAGGCCATCGCCGGATGTGCGGACCTGATGCGCACTCCCGAGCTGTGGGGTGGCAAGCCTCAGGCGGTCACCCGCAAGCGCCGGTCCGTCTCCGCCTGGGACCTGCGCCTTCACGGCGAATGCCCGGCCCAGTACCACCTGGTCAGGCAACTGCACCTGAACAACCTGTCCGCCGAGGGCCGGGGTGCGCAGCGCGGCCGGGCCGTCGACACCTGGCTGAACGAACGGCACGGCGAGCGGCCGGCACGCGGCTGTCGGGAGCGGCAGTCCCCCGACACTCCCGTGATACAGGCGAAGACCGGTCTCGACGACGCATCCGCCCGGGAGGTCGCCGGCATGCTGGCGGAACACCGCCTGTTCTGTCCGCTGGGCTGGCTCGGGTCCGACGAGCAGGTACTCGTACAGCACCGGGTGACGGCATATGTACCCGAACTCGATGTCGTTGTGCTCGCCGTGCCCGACCTGCTGTACACCTATCGCGGTCGGTGGACCTGGCGGGAGACCAAGACGGCGACCCGTCCCATCTGGGAGCGGCGTTCCCTGCTCCGCTCCTACCCCCAACTCGCCCTTGCTGTGCTTCTGCTCCATGCGGGTGCGCTCGGCAACGATCCCCGGCGATCCTGGGTCGAGCTGGAGCATCTACGCGAAGGGCACGGGGAGAGCCGCCTTGAACGCATCGACCCCGGCCGTGCCGAGAACGTCGAAGAAGCCCGTGCTGTCATCACCGAACTCGCCCAGCCGCTCCTGGCCGACACGACGTACGAGCCCAGGGCAGGACGTCACTGCCACGGCTGCCAGGCACGGACCTGGTGCCGCCCTGGCACCGTGTATGTCACCGATCATCCGCGCCCGGACGTGCCCGAAGACGAGACCGGAACCGAAGCGGGGACCACGAAGCGAGGAGACGCCCGTGGCTGA
- a CDS encoding serine/threonine-protein kinase: MNANTHKPVSGELVDGRHELTAPLGQGGMAQVWRAREVATGRDVAVKFLRLDSEDLRRLDPYEREAELAILYARFRREVELLSSLDHPGIPELYGHGSHQGSPYIAMRLVTGLTLRAFLDEHNTLPLAPAVAVASQVAQALACAHTLPVVHRDLKPQNIMIDEEGVPTLLDFGIAKPLRADATRYTAHGSTLGSRGYQAPEQILEKEPTARTDIYSFGCIVYELLAGRPPFVLGEDSGLIDKHLHEDPLPPGVYTAGVPEVLDDLVLRMLDKKPERRPAIGEVLDVLAPWRPRPGDPEPRPRTRPDPTAPCRRPKERPVPRPARATAPASIAGEEEWLDARTVERLCAQAESEVQTGEPGEAVRSLAEMTERVREEWGARRPLVRRVWRLAAEGLRLAGDLGSAASIFQDITNDLLHGDGPAERAERAVLRLRVAECRLAFGEMETAIEAVDAAGHTAAGLPAELAERVEDVRRAVDGQITARLADPGCTGV; the protein is encoded by the coding sequence GTGAACGCGAACACACACAAACCCGTCTCGGGTGAACTTGTCGACGGGCGCCACGAGTTGACGGCCCCGCTCGGTCAGGGCGGCATGGCCCAGGTCTGGCGGGCCCGCGAGGTCGCGACCGGCCGGGACGTGGCGGTCAAATTCCTCCGCCTCGACTCCGAGGACCTGCGCCGCCTCGACCCGTACGAGAGGGAGGCCGAACTCGCGATCCTCTACGCCCGGTTCCGGCGCGAGGTCGAACTCCTGAGCAGCCTCGACCACCCAGGCATCCCGGAACTGTACGGGCACGGATCGCACCAGGGCTCGCCGTACATCGCCATGCGCCTGGTGACTGGCTTGACTCTGCGGGCCTTCCTCGACGAGCACAACACGCTGCCCCTCGCCCCAGCGGTGGCCGTCGCCTCGCAGGTGGCGCAGGCCCTGGCCTGCGCGCACACCCTCCCCGTCGTGCACCGGGACCTCAAGCCACAGAACATCATGATTGACGAGGAGGGGGTGCCCACCCTCCTCGACTTCGGTATCGCCAAGCCTCTTCGTGCGGATGCCACGCGGTACACCGCGCACGGATCGACGCTAGGTAGCCGCGGCTACCAGGCGCCCGAGCAGATCCTGGAGAAGGAGCCCACCGCGCGGACGGACATCTACTCCTTCGGCTGTATCGTCTACGAACTCCTTGCCGGTCGTCCCCCATTCGTGCTCGGCGAGGACTCCGGACTGATCGACAAGCACCTGCACGAGGACCCGCTGCCGCCGGGCGTGTACACCGCGGGCGTCCCCGAGGTCCTCGACGATCTGGTGCTGCGCATGCTCGACAAGAAGCCCGAGCGGCGTCCTGCCATCGGCGAAGTTCTGGACGTCCTTGCCCCGTGGCGGCCCCGCCCCGGTGATCCGGAGCCCCGGCCCCGGACCCGTCCGGACCCCACCGCCCCCTGCCGTAGGCCGAAGGAGCGGCCAGTGCCGCGCCCGGCTCGCGCCACGGCACCCGCTTCCATCGCGGGCGAGGAGGAGTGGCTCGACGCGCGCACCGTCGAACGGCTCTGCGCGCAGGCCGAGTCGGAGGTCCAAACGGGAGAACCGGGCGAGGCGGTCCGCAGTCTTGCGGAGATGACGGAGCGGGTCCGAGAGGAATGGGGGGCACGTCGCCCTCTGGTCCGACGCGTATGGCGGCTGGCGGCAGAAGGGTTGCGGCTGGCAGGCGACCTAGGCTCCGCGGCTTCGATCTTCCAGGACATCACCAACGACCTCTTGCACGGCGACGGCCCCGCCGAGCGGGCCGAGAGGGCCGTGCTCCGGCTGCGGGTCGCCGAGTGCCGGCTCGCCTTCGGCGAGATGGAGACCGCGATCGAGGCCGTCGACGCGGCGGGACACACGGCCGCCGGACTGCCCGCCGAGCTCGCGGAGCGGGTGGAGGACGTACGACGGGCGGTGGACGGCCAGATCACGGCGCGGCTAGCCGATCCCGGATGCACGGGCGTGTGA
- a CDS encoding UvrD-helicase domain-containing protein produces the protein MPQIAITNTFWQGVDRLDKPARARVHKAMEKFQQLTIHQLHADKGLHLESVVSSRDPRMRTIRVDDGVRIVLLAPDDASDLFVFVHVVPHDKAYSWAKRRLYTVNAVTRCLEVRDLTAMEQITPLFAQEAEAAPQLLFAAWSDTALRHLGVDDVTLRAARTITGKAQLEAFGSLMPEDQFEALWLLAEGFKAEDIYRDLVAARQSTSPEGDASEQGELAAAVSRTRSRIALVTGPEELADILAKPFDAWRVFLHPAQRRIAYRPSYAGPAQITGGPGTGKTVVALHRVKHLLDRSPDSRILLTTYTGALARSLRGGLALLFDHDRTLLDRVTVTTVDAIARQTVRQLHGNPGTVLGDKDERLRWQRLARKLELPWNDAFLAQEYRHVVLAQDLRTPEAYGDCQRRGRGSALARAQRERVWQAVARFEDELTRDGACTWLQLCAQAVRLLHDKPGEGPSYDHVVVDEAQDLHPAQWRLLRALVPEGPDDLFLTGDPHQRIYDARVSLRSLGISVAGRGARLRINYRSTEEILRWSRALLDGEPVADLTGDDRDSLAGYRSLLHGERPVCQGHDSEPAEGAAVVQRVLDWVAAGVAPSEIAVCARFNTQTARIGDRLAEAGLPVVRVKDREPDDSVGVRVSSLHSLKGLEFRCVAVAGVTASAFPFQAAVTPAEVDRLQHVTDLAAERCLLFVACTRAREALYVSYSGRHSEFLDGVREAGRL, from the coding sequence ATGCCGCAGATCGCGATCACAAACACCTTCTGGCAGGGGGTGGACCGGCTGGACAAGCCGGCCCGCGCCCGGGTCCACAAGGCCATGGAGAAGTTTCAGCAGCTCACGATCCACCAACTGCACGCGGACAAGGGGCTTCATCTGGAGTCCGTGGTCAGCTCGCGCGACCCGCGCATGCGCACGATCCGGGTCGACGACGGGGTGCGTATCGTTCTGCTCGCCCCCGACGACGCCAGCGACCTCTTCGTCTTCGTGCACGTCGTTCCGCACGACAAGGCGTACTCCTGGGCCAAGCGGCGGCTCTACACGGTCAACGCCGTGACCCGCTGCCTCGAGGTGCGCGACCTTACCGCGATGGAGCAGATCACCCCGCTGTTCGCGCAGGAGGCCGAGGCCGCGCCCCAGCTCCTCTTCGCCGCCTGGTCGGACACCGCGCTCAGGCATCTCGGCGTCGACGATGTGACCCTTCGCGCCGCGCGTACCATCACGGGCAAGGCGCAGCTGGAAGCGTTCGGTTCGCTGATGCCGGAGGACCAGTTCGAGGCGCTCTGGCTGCTCGCCGAGGGTTTCAAGGCCGAGGACATCTACCGTGACCTGGTCGCGGCCCGGCAGAGCACGTCGCCCGAAGGCGACGCCTCAGAGCAGGGCGAGCTGGCCGCCGCCGTCAGCCGCACCCGGAGCCGGATCGCCCTCGTCACCGGACCCGAGGAACTCGCCGACATCCTCGCCAAGCCCTTCGATGCCTGGCGGGTCTTCCTCCACCCCGCCCAGCGTCGTATCGCCTACCGGCCCAGCTATGCGGGGCCCGCCCAGATCACCGGAGGTCCCGGTACCGGGAAGACCGTCGTCGCTCTGCACCGGGTCAAGCACCTTCTCGACCGCTCGCCCGACTCGCGCATCCTGCTCACCACCTATACCGGCGCGCTCGCCCGCTCGTTGCGCGGCGGGCTGGCCCTTCTGTTCGACCACGACCGCACCCTGCTCGACCGGGTCACCGTCACTACCGTCGACGCCATAGCCCGGCAGACTGTGCGGCAGCTGCACGGCAACCCCGGTACCGTCCTTGGCGACAAGGACGAGCGGCTGCGGTGGCAGCGCCTCGCCCGCAAACTCGAACTGCCGTGGAATGACGCCTTCCTGGCCCAGGAGTATCGGCATGTCGTCCTCGCCCAGGACCTGCGTACCCCCGAGGCGTACGGCGATTGTCAGCGGCGCGGACGTGGCAGTGCGCTCGCGCGGGCGCAGCGGGAGCGCGTGTGGCAGGCCGTGGCGAGGTTCGAGGACGAGCTCACCCGCGACGGGGCCTGCACCTGGCTCCAGCTGTGCGCTCAGGCGGTCCGGCTGCTGCACGACAAGCCTGGCGAGGGGCCGTCGTACGATCACGTGGTGGTGGACGAGGCGCAGGACCTGCACCCTGCCCAGTGGCGGCTGCTGCGGGCGCTGGTCCCGGAAGGGCCCGACGACCTTTTCCTTACCGGCGACCCGCACCAGCGGATCTACGACGCCCGGGTCTCGCTGCGTTCGCTCGGGATCTCCGTCGCCGGGCGCGGTGCCCGGCTGCGGATCAACTACCGCTCCACGGAAGAGATCCTGCGCTGGTCGCGGGCGCTGCTCGACGGTGAGCCAGTCGCCGACCTGACCGGCGACGACCGGGACTCCCTGGCCGGGTACCGCTCGCTACTGCACGGGGAGCGCCCCGTGTGCCAGGGCCACGACTCGGAGCCGGCGGAGGGCGCCGCCGTCGTCCAGCGCGTCCTCGACTGGGTGGCAGCCGGTGTCGCCCCCTCCGAGATCGCGGTGTGTGCCCGCTTCAACACGCAGACCGCGCGCATCGGCGACCGGCTCGCCGAGGCCGGGCTGCCCGTCGTACGGGTGAAGGACAGGGAGCCGGACGACTCTGTAGGGGTGCGGGTGTCGAGCCTGCATAGTCTGAAAGGGCTGGAGTTCCGCTGTGTGGCCGTGGCGGGCGTGACGGCCTCCGCCTTCCCGTTCCAGGCCGCGGTGACACCGGCCGAGGTGGACCGGCTCCAGCACGTGACGGACCTGGCGGCCGAGCGGTGCCTGCTGTTCGTGGCGTGCACCCGGGCCAGGGAGGCGCTGTACGTGTCGTACAGCGGTCGGCACAGCGAGTTCCTCGACGGGGTGCGGGAAGCGGGACGGCTATAG
- a CDS encoding N-6 DNA methylase produces MSSSGVVPVTLAEIARLAGVGRAAVSNWRRRHATFPGRIGGTDVSPQFSMAEIEAWLRENGKIQKSAEREWLWPRFEALAGRDETGLAIAEVGRRLAGRGAGGSGLLDEVRPLVERAVEIGRSEGGAETFEFLLHRWLDVHVRQIATTPEPLAALMAELAFRTVVDAKGSRHRTTVMDPACGTGHLLAAAAGSAGAGAVTLIGGDRDPVLAALACVRLELAAHDGSRPRIDVRPGDSLRADPFADTPADIALCNPPFNERDWGYEELATDARWSHGLPPRTEPELAWVQHCLARLRPGGAAVLLLPPAVAARRAGRRIRGSLLRTGHLQAVVALPPGCAAPHSVSLHLWVLRVPDPKEEAQVGGRLLLADAASRFPRASARDSVPDWAAIGAFVRDAFDAADGTEPWSSHYVRTVPVIDLLGDEVDLTPGRHIAPSPADTGRQLAVSWKEFSELVTGMGKSARLLAGLGLTSDAADTPTATTVAELARAGALTLRGGQQPPEGTVGEGQPVGEGFPLLTVPDLLVDGQPHGWLAPDVVSASGAVVAEAGDVVVVGVARAFSAWVHDGPPTVLGPQLHAVRVQPEQLDAWFLAGSLRAPANARQAGTHTSSSSRIDVRRLQVRQVPLNEQRRYGAAFRELAEFEGMVRRADTLGHGLVRDLGDELAAGRLSGAV; encoded by the coding sequence ATGTCGTCATCAGGTGTCGTACCGGTGACCTTGGCCGAAATCGCCCGCCTCGCGGGTGTGGGGCGGGCCGCGGTGAGCAACTGGCGGCGGCGCCATGCGACGTTTCCTGGGCGGATCGGCGGCACGGATGTGAGCCCGCAGTTTTCCATGGCCGAGATCGAGGCATGGCTGCGGGAGAACGGAAAGATCCAGAAGTCCGCAGAGCGGGAGTGGCTCTGGCCTCGGTTCGAGGCGCTCGCCGGGCGCGACGAGACCGGGCTCGCCATCGCAGAGGTGGGACGGCGGCTCGCCGGGCGGGGGGCGGGCGGCAGTGGGCTTCTGGACGAAGTGCGTCCGCTGGTCGAGCGGGCGGTGGAGATCGGGCGGAGTGAGGGGGGCGCTGAGACCTTCGAGTTCCTGTTGCATCGCTGGCTCGACGTCCATGTGCGCCAGATCGCGACGACCCCCGAGCCACTGGCCGCCCTCATGGCGGAACTCGCCTTCCGTACGGTCGTCGACGCGAAGGGCAGCAGGCATCGTACGACGGTCATGGACCCGGCCTGTGGCACCGGTCATCTGCTGGCCGCCGCGGCAGGATCGGCCGGGGCGGGCGCGGTCACGCTGATCGGCGGCGACCGCGACCCCGTGCTGGCCGCGTTGGCCTGCGTACGCCTGGAACTCGCGGCGCATGACGGAAGCCGACCGCGCATCGACGTACGACCGGGTGACTCCCTGCGCGCCGACCCGTTCGCCGACACACCCGCCGACATCGCCCTGTGCAATCCGCCCTTCAACGAGCGCGACTGGGGATACGAGGAACTGGCCACCGACGCCCGCTGGAGCCACGGCCTACCCCCACGTACCGAGCCCGAACTCGCCTGGGTGCAGCACTGCCTGGCCCGGCTGCGACCGGGCGGGGCCGCCGTACTGCTGCTGCCGCCCGCCGTGGCGGCCAGGAGAGCGGGCCGACGCATCCGGGGCTCTCTGCTGCGCACCGGACATCTGCAGGCCGTCGTGGCGCTGCCGCCGGGTTGCGCGGCGCCACACAGCGTCTCGCTGCATCTGTGGGTTCTGCGGGTGCCCGATCCGAAGGAAGAGGCACAGGTGGGCGGCCGGCTGCTCCTCGCCGATGCCGCTTCCCGGTTTCCGCGGGCCTCGGCCAGGGACTCCGTCCCGGACTGGGCGGCGATCGGCGCCTTCGTGCGCGATGCCTTCGACGCGGCGGACGGTACGGAGCCCTGGAGCTCCCACTACGTGAGAACCGTGCCCGTCATCGACCTCCTCGGCGACGAGGTCGACCTCACTCCGGGACGCCACATCGCCCCGTCCCCCGCAGACACCGGCCGTCAACTGGCTGTATCCTGGAAGGAGTTCAGCGAGCTGGTCACCGGTATGGGCAAGTCGGCCCGACTGCTCGCGGGGCTCGGCCTCACATCTGATGCGGCAGACACGCCGACGGCGACCACGGTGGCCGAACTTGCCCGGGCCGGGGCGCTCACCCTGCGTGGCGGTCAGCAGCCGCCGGAGGGAACAGTAGGCGAAGGGCAGCCGGTCGGCGAGGGATTCCCCTTGCTCACCGTCCCCGACCTGCTGGTGGACGGCCAGCCCCACGGCTGGCTCGCACCTGATGTCGTATCAGCCTCCGGGGCGGTGGTCGCAGAAGCCGGGGACGTCGTGGTGGTGGGCGTAGCGCGGGCGTTCTCCGCCTGGGTCCACGATGGGCCGCCGACGGTGCTTGGCCCTCAGCTGCACGCTGTACGGGTGCAGCCCGAGCAGCTCGACGCCTGGTTCCTCGCCGGCTCCCTACGGGCCCCGGCCAATGCCAGGCAGGCGGGAACGCATACATCCAGCTCCTCCCGTATCGATGTCCGCCGGCTCCAGGTGCGGCAGGTGCCCCTGAATGAACAGCGGCGTTACGGAGCGGCGTTCCGGGAGCTGGCCGAGTTCGAAGGGATGGTGCGCCGCGCGGACACCCTCGGTCACGGCCTCGTCCGTGACCTCGGCGACGAGCTGGCGGCCGGGCGGCTGTCCGGCGCGGTGTAG